One Setaria viridis chromosome 5, Setaria_viridis_v4.0, whole genome shotgun sequence genomic region harbors:
- the LOC117857648 gene encoding uncharacterized protein isoform X4 codes for MSDCPAKRFGEKEFQILSGQSDLGLPFELIKARVSESLMLGVNNAGASTENTHQFSSKTCGITHNVCQGVECKNVDRVGTPFESSMMQKNMNLYAANTVVSERYSFHKLSDISVNSRKVLSSDNLSMEWDHFPMFEINRKIDSILNPRRTAFGISSDKSFAPQKDLKVNMCTSNVMAFSSKEYQFHSHRIADENMSKCRSTGGILSHQDKLIGLNFDQAGKKLKGHLSIEESSSCSKNETNSSCSLTDKLCSSNLVVNSKEAPCCSSENFMFSASRKENENAEGTLLEMQLGALGECPKQQDLEEVANHGLVLGRECEMRPVNASTISKGSDVGTSDRGMVFANLLQSEHENLHTHRVNSAMKSTKSYNLPGNIESTLAMKSKVETLAPRKPPKDILTDGKPKAPCLFEMLTLPSKSHVTYFNDPISSGRSCGNMGCCSLGAQKQFATKTDTLYSNTHHASGFASTSTQKLKFFSTGLWLSKHSTI; via the exons ATGTCAGATTGTCCTGCCAAAAGATTTGGAGAGAAAGAGTTTCAAATTCTGTCGGGCCAAAGTGATCTTGGTTTACCTTTTGAGCTCATCAAAGCTAGAGTGTCTGAAAGCCTGATGTTGGGAGTGAACAATGCAGGTGCATCTACAGAGAATACACATCAGTTTAGTTCCAAGACCTGTGGCATAACTCATAATGTTTGCCAAGGAGTTGAGTGCAAGAATGTTGATCGGGTTGGTACACCTTTTGAAAGTTCCATGATGCAGAAAAATATGAACTTATATGCTGCTAATACAGTGGTATCAGAAAGATATTCTTTTCATAAGCTTTCAGATATATCTGTGAATTCTCGTAAGGTTTTGAGCTCAGACAATCTGAGTATGGAGTGGGATCACTTCCCTATGTTTGAAATCAACAGGAAGATTGACAGTATACTTAACCCAAGACGCACTGCATTTGGTATTTCATCTGATAAGTCTTTTGCTCCGCAGAAAGATTTGAAGGTAAACATGTGTACATCTAATGTGATGGCATTTTCGTCAAAGGAATATCAGTTCCACTCACATCGAATAGCTGATGAGAATATGAGTAAGTGCAGATCTACAGGTGGCATCCTGTCTCACCAAGATAAACTTATTGGTCTCAATTTTGATCAGGCTGGGAAAAAACTGAAAGGCCATTTATCAATTGAAGAGTCAAGCTCTTGCAGCAAGAATGAGACTAATTCATCATGTTCATTGACAGACAAGCTCTGTTCTAGCAATCTTGTCGTGAATTCAAAGGAAGCACCTTGTTGTTCTAGTGAGAACTTCATGTTCTCAGCAAGCAGAAAAGAGAATGAAAATGCTGAAGGTACACTCCTGGAAATGCAATTAGGAGCATTAGGAGAATGCCCTAAGCAACAAGATCTTGAGGAAGTAGCAAATCATGGGCTAGTGCTTGGTAGAGAATGTGAGATGCGACCGGTCAATGCTTCTACCATCAGTAAAGGGAGTGATGTGGGAACTAGTGATCGTGGTATGGTATTTGCTAATCTATTACAGAGTGAACATGAGAATCTGCATACACACAGGGTGAATTCTGCGATGAAGTCGACAAAATCCTACAACCTACCTGGTAACATTGAAAGCACACTAGCAATGAAGAGCAAGGTTGAAACATTGGCTCCTAGGAAACCACCAAAGGACATATTGACAGATGGCAAGCCAAAGGCTCCCTGCTTATTTGAAATGCTAACACTACCTTCCAAATCACACGTTACATATTTCAATGATCCCATATCTTCAGGTAGATCTTGTGGTAACATGGGTTGTTGTTCACTGGGAGCCCAGAAACAGTTCGCAACTAAAACTGATACTTTGTACAGTAACACGCATCATGCATCAG GCTTTGCTTCAACGTCAACACAGAAG CttaaatttttttccacaggACTTTGGCTGTCCAAACACAGCACAATCTGA
- the LOC117857648 gene encoding uncharacterized protein isoform X3: MSDCPAKRFGEKEFQILSGQSDLGLPFELIKARVSESLMLGVNNAGASTENTHQFSSKTCGITHNVCQGVECKNVDRVGTPFESSMMQKNMNLYAANTVVSERYSFHKLSDISVNSRKVLSSDNLSMEWDHFPMFEINRKIDSILNPRRTAFGISSDKSFAPQKDLKVNMCTSNVMAFSSKEYQFHSHRIADENMSKCRSTGGILSHQDKLIGLNFDQAGKKLKGHLSIEESSSCSKNETNSSCSLTDKLCSSNLVVNSKEAPCCSSENFMFSASRKENENAEGTLLEMQLGALGECPKQQDLEEVANHGLVLGRECEMRPVNASTISKGSDVGTSDRGMVFANLLQSEHENLHTHRVNSAMKSTKSYNLPGNIESTLAMKSKVETLAPRKPPKDILTDGKPKAPCLFEMLTLPSKSHVTYFNDPISSGRSCGNMGCCSLGAQKQFATKTDTLYSNTHHASGFASTSTQKVLYQPHVCNHKRLKFFSTGLWLSKHSTI; the protein is encoded by the exons ATGTCAGATTGTCCTGCCAAAAGATTTGGAGAGAAAGAGTTTCAAATTCTGTCGGGCCAAAGTGATCTTGGTTTACCTTTTGAGCTCATCAAAGCTAGAGTGTCTGAAAGCCTGATGTTGGGAGTGAACAATGCAGGTGCATCTACAGAGAATACACATCAGTTTAGTTCCAAGACCTGTGGCATAACTCATAATGTTTGCCAAGGAGTTGAGTGCAAGAATGTTGATCGGGTTGGTACACCTTTTGAAAGTTCCATGATGCAGAAAAATATGAACTTATATGCTGCTAATACAGTGGTATCAGAAAGATATTCTTTTCATAAGCTTTCAGATATATCTGTGAATTCTCGTAAGGTTTTGAGCTCAGACAATCTGAGTATGGAGTGGGATCACTTCCCTATGTTTGAAATCAACAGGAAGATTGACAGTATACTTAACCCAAGACGCACTGCATTTGGTATTTCATCTGATAAGTCTTTTGCTCCGCAGAAAGATTTGAAGGTAAACATGTGTACATCTAATGTGATGGCATTTTCGTCAAAGGAATATCAGTTCCACTCACATCGAATAGCTGATGAGAATATGAGTAAGTGCAGATCTACAGGTGGCATCCTGTCTCACCAAGATAAACTTATTGGTCTCAATTTTGATCAGGCTGGGAAAAAACTGAAAGGCCATTTATCAATTGAAGAGTCAAGCTCTTGCAGCAAGAATGAGACTAATTCATCATGTTCATTGACAGACAAGCTCTGTTCTAGCAATCTTGTCGTGAATTCAAAGGAAGCACCTTGTTGTTCTAGTGAGAACTTCATGTTCTCAGCAAGCAGAAAAGAGAATGAAAATGCTGAAGGTACACTCCTGGAAATGCAATTAGGAGCATTAGGAGAATGCCCTAAGCAACAAGATCTTGAGGAAGTAGCAAATCATGGGCTAGTGCTTGGTAGAGAATGTGAGATGCGACCGGTCAATGCTTCTACCATCAGTAAAGGGAGTGATGTGGGAACTAGTGATCGTGGTATGGTATTTGCTAATCTATTACAGAGTGAACATGAGAATCTGCATACACACAGGGTGAATTCTGCGATGAAGTCGACAAAATCCTACAACCTACCTGGTAACATTGAAAGCACACTAGCAATGAAGAGCAAGGTTGAAACATTGGCTCCTAGGAAACCACCAAAGGACATATTGACAGATGGCAAGCCAAAGGCTCCCTGCTTATTTGAAATGCTAACACTACCTTCCAAATCACACGTTACATATTTCAATGATCCCATATCTTCAGGTAGATCTTGTGGTAACATGGGTTGTTGTTCACTGGGAGCCCAGAAACAGTTCGCAACTAAAACTGATACTTTGTACAGTAACACGCATCATGCATCAG GCTTTGCTTCAACGTCAACACAGAAGGTATTATACCAGCCTCATGTTTGCAACCATAAAAGA CttaaatttttttccacaggACTTTGGCTGTCCAAACACAGCACAATCTGA
- the LOC117857648 gene encoding uncharacterized protein isoform X1 yields MSDCPAKRFGEKEFQILSGQSDLGLPFELIKARVSESLMLGVNNAGASTENTHQFSSKTCGITHNVCQGVECKNVDRVGTPFESSMMQKNMNLYAANTVVSERYSFHKLSDISVNSRKVLSSDNLSMEWDHFPMFEINRKIDSILNPRRTAFGISSDKSFAPQKDLKVNMCTSNVMAFSSKEYQFHSHRIADENMSKCRSTGGILSHQDKLIGLNFDQAGKKLKGHLSIEESSSCSKNETNSSCSLTDKLCSSNLVVNSKEAPCCSSENFMFSASRKENENAEGTLLEMQLGALGECPKQQDLEEVANHGLVLGRECEMRPVNASTISKGSDVGTSDRGMVFANLLQSEHENLHTHRVNSAMKSTKSYNLPGNIESTLAMKSKVETLAPRKPPKDILTDGKPKAPCLFEMLTLPSKSHVTYFNDPISSGRSCGNMGCCSLGAQKQFATKTDTLYSNTHHASGFASTSTQKVLYQPHVCNHKRDFGCPNTAQSEQIATSSIRGVSSCSGGNETLNVTAGNHRSSLKETCTNKQEWSISKTSSMNLDLVLFRISRMRNPISSLLIESPVCLEPSDRWLKRLQNDVLDPRLPCSKRSKIGDGPPHGGACTIFGQELNFDMGKVDMINQAKEVQLRYGRLVNQQNLEGSLISAKSLNSWIGRWCQGGTPIYHGTSNVEKQTPKFNVPPDDLEGQFPSIAAMAMMGRAMNKLRPCELQKRGPSVVWKTQGL; encoded by the exons ATGTCAGATTGTCCTGCCAAAAGATTTGGAGAGAAAGAGTTTCAAATTCTGTCGGGCCAAAGTGATCTTGGTTTACCTTTTGAGCTCATCAAAGCTAGAGTGTCTGAAAGCCTGATGTTGGGAGTGAACAATGCAGGTGCATCTACAGAGAATACACATCAGTTTAGTTCCAAGACCTGTGGCATAACTCATAATGTTTGCCAAGGAGTTGAGTGCAAGAATGTTGATCGGGTTGGTACACCTTTTGAAAGTTCCATGATGCAGAAAAATATGAACTTATATGCTGCTAATACAGTGGTATCAGAAAGATATTCTTTTCATAAGCTTTCAGATATATCTGTGAATTCTCGTAAGGTTTTGAGCTCAGACAATCTGAGTATGGAGTGGGATCACTTCCCTATGTTTGAAATCAACAGGAAGATTGACAGTATACTTAACCCAAGACGCACTGCATTTGGTATTTCATCTGATAAGTCTTTTGCTCCGCAGAAAGATTTGAAGGTAAACATGTGTACATCTAATGTGATGGCATTTTCGTCAAAGGAATATCAGTTCCACTCACATCGAATAGCTGATGAGAATATGAGTAAGTGCAGATCTACAGGTGGCATCCTGTCTCACCAAGATAAACTTATTGGTCTCAATTTTGATCAGGCTGGGAAAAAACTGAAAGGCCATTTATCAATTGAAGAGTCAAGCTCTTGCAGCAAGAATGAGACTAATTCATCATGTTCATTGACAGACAAGCTCTGTTCTAGCAATCTTGTCGTGAATTCAAAGGAAGCACCTTGTTGTTCTAGTGAGAACTTCATGTTCTCAGCAAGCAGAAAAGAGAATGAAAATGCTGAAGGTACACTCCTGGAAATGCAATTAGGAGCATTAGGAGAATGCCCTAAGCAACAAGATCTTGAGGAAGTAGCAAATCATGGGCTAGTGCTTGGTAGAGAATGTGAGATGCGACCGGTCAATGCTTCTACCATCAGTAAAGGGAGTGATGTGGGAACTAGTGATCGTGGTATGGTATTTGCTAATCTATTACAGAGTGAACATGAGAATCTGCATACACACAGGGTGAATTCTGCGATGAAGTCGACAAAATCCTACAACCTACCTGGTAACATTGAAAGCACACTAGCAATGAAGAGCAAGGTTGAAACATTGGCTCCTAGGAAACCACCAAAGGACATATTGACAGATGGCAAGCCAAAGGCTCCCTGCTTATTTGAAATGCTAACACTACCTTCCAAATCACACGTTACATATTTCAATGATCCCATATCTTCAGGTAGATCTTGTGGTAACATGGGTTGTTGTTCACTGGGAGCCCAGAAACAGTTCGCAACTAAAACTGATACTTTGTACAGTAACACGCATCATGCATCAG GCTTTGCTTCAACGTCAACACAGAAGGTATTATACCAGCCTCATGTTTGCAACCATAAAAGA gACTTTGGCTGTCCAAACACAGCACAATCTGAGCAGATAGCAACTTCATCTATCAGAGGAGTTTCAAGCTGCAGTGGAGGAAATGAAACTCTCAACGTGACTGCAGGAAATCACAGGTCTTCTCTTAAAGAAACATGCACTAATAAGCAAGAATGGAGCATATCGAAGACATCGAGTATGAACCTAGATCTAGTTCTTTTTCGGATAAGCAGAATGAGAAATCCAATTTCCAGTCTTCTAATTGAGTCACCAGTATGTTTGGAGCCAAGCGACAGGTGGCTCAAACGTCTGCAAAACGATGTCTTGGATCCTCGTTTGCCTTGTTCCAAGAGATCAAAGATTGGAGATGGTCCACCACATGGAGGAGCATGTACCATCTTTGGTCAAGAGCTTAATTTTGACATGGGAAAAGTTGATATGATCAACCAGGCGAAGGAGGTCCAGCTAAGGTATGGAAGATTGGTTAACCAACAAAATCTAGAAGGCTCTCTTATTTCGGCAAAAAGTCTTAACAGTTGGATAGGAAGATGGTGCCAAGGTGGCACCCCTATTTACCATGGCACTTCAAATGTTGAAAAGCAAACACCAAAGTTTAATGTGCCACCTGATGATCTTGAAGGTCAGTTTCCAAGCATTGCTGCAATGGCGATGATGGGACGAGCAATGAACAAGCTGCGACCGTGCGAACTTCAGAAAAGGGGTCCTTCGGTAGTGTGGAAGACACAAGGGCTGTGA
- the LOC117857648 gene encoding uncharacterized protein isoform X2, with protein MSDCPAKRFGEKEFQILSGQSDLGLPFELIKARVSESLMLGVNNAGASTENTHQFSSKTCGITHNVCQGVECKNVDRVGTPFESSMMQKNMNLYAANTVVSERYSFHKLSDISVNSRKVLSSDNLSMEWDHFPMFEINRKIDSILNPRRTAFGISSDKSFAPQKDLKVNMCTSNVMAFSSKEYQFHSHRIADENMSKCRSTGGILSHQDKLIGLNFDQAGKKLKGHLSIEESSSCSKNETNSSCSLTDKLCSSNLVVNSKEAPCCSSENFMFSASRKENENAEGTLLEMQLGALGECPKQQDLEEVANHGLVLGRECEMRPVNASTISKGSDVGTSDRGMVFANLLQSEHENLHTHRVNSAMKSTKSYNLPGNIESTLAMKSKVETLAPRKPPKDILTDGKPKAPCLFEMLTLPSKSHVTYFNDPISSGRSCGNMGCCSLGAQKQFATKTDTLYSNTHHASGFASTSTQKDFGCPNTAQSEQIATSSIRGVSSCSGGNETLNVTAGNHRSSLKETCTNKQEWSISKTSSMNLDLVLFRISRMRNPISSLLIESPVCLEPSDRWLKRLQNDVLDPRLPCSKRSKIGDGPPHGGACTIFGQELNFDMGKVDMINQAKEVQLRYGRLVNQQNLEGSLISAKSLNSWIGRWCQGGTPIYHGTSNVEKQTPKFNVPPDDLEGQFPSIAAMAMMGRAMNKLRPCELQKRGPSVVWKTQGL; from the exons ATGTCAGATTGTCCTGCCAAAAGATTTGGAGAGAAAGAGTTTCAAATTCTGTCGGGCCAAAGTGATCTTGGTTTACCTTTTGAGCTCATCAAAGCTAGAGTGTCTGAAAGCCTGATGTTGGGAGTGAACAATGCAGGTGCATCTACAGAGAATACACATCAGTTTAGTTCCAAGACCTGTGGCATAACTCATAATGTTTGCCAAGGAGTTGAGTGCAAGAATGTTGATCGGGTTGGTACACCTTTTGAAAGTTCCATGATGCAGAAAAATATGAACTTATATGCTGCTAATACAGTGGTATCAGAAAGATATTCTTTTCATAAGCTTTCAGATATATCTGTGAATTCTCGTAAGGTTTTGAGCTCAGACAATCTGAGTATGGAGTGGGATCACTTCCCTATGTTTGAAATCAACAGGAAGATTGACAGTATACTTAACCCAAGACGCACTGCATTTGGTATTTCATCTGATAAGTCTTTTGCTCCGCAGAAAGATTTGAAGGTAAACATGTGTACATCTAATGTGATGGCATTTTCGTCAAAGGAATATCAGTTCCACTCACATCGAATAGCTGATGAGAATATGAGTAAGTGCAGATCTACAGGTGGCATCCTGTCTCACCAAGATAAACTTATTGGTCTCAATTTTGATCAGGCTGGGAAAAAACTGAAAGGCCATTTATCAATTGAAGAGTCAAGCTCTTGCAGCAAGAATGAGACTAATTCATCATGTTCATTGACAGACAAGCTCTGTTCTAGCAATCTTGTCGTGAATTCAAAGGAAGCACCTTGTTGTTCTAGTGAGAACTTCATGTTCTCAGCAAGCAGAAAAGAGAATGAAAATGCTGAAGGTACACTCCTGGAAATGCAATTAGGAGCATTAGGAGAATGCCCTAAGCAACAAGATCTTGAGGAAGTAGCAAATCATGGGCTAGTGCTTGGTAGAGAATGTGAGATGCGACCGGTCAATGCTTCTACCATCAGTAAAGGGAGTGATGTGGGAACTAGTGATCGTGGTATGGTATTTGCTAATCTATTACAGAGTGAACATGAGAATCTGCATACACACAGGGTGAATTCTGCGATGAAGTCGACAAAATCCTACAACCTACCTGGTAACATTGAAAGCACACTAGCAATGAAGAGCAAGGTTGAAACATTGGCTCCTAGGAAACCACCAAAGGACATATTGACAGATGGCAAGCCAAAGGCTCCCTGCTTATTTGAAATGCTAACACTACCTTCCAAATCACACGTTACATATTTCAATGATCCCATATCTTCAGGTAGATCTTGTGGTAACATGGGTTGTTGTTCACTGGGAGCCCAGAAACAGTTCGCAACTAAAACTGATACTTTGTACAGTAACACGCATCATGCATCAG GCTTTGCTTCAACGTCAACACAGAAG gACTTTGGCTGTCCAAACACAGCACAATCTGAGCAGATAGCAACTTCATCTATCAGAGGAGTTTCAAGCTGCAGTGGAGGAAATGAAACTCTCAACGTGACTGCAGGAAATCACAGGTCTTCTCTTAAAGAAACATGCACTAATAAGCAAGAATGGAGCATATCGAAGACATCGAGTATGAACCTAGATCTAGTTCTTTTTCGGATAAGCAGAATGAGAAATCCAATTTCCAGTCTTCTAATTGAGTCACCAGTATGTTTGGAGCCAAGCGACAGGTGGCTCAAACGTCTGCAAAACGATGTCTTGGATCCTCGTTTGCCTTGTTCCAAGAGATCAAAGATTGGAGATGGTCCACCACATGGAGGAGCATGTACCATCTTTGGTCAAGAGCTTAATTTTGACATGGGAAAAGTTGATATGATCAACCAGGCGAAGGAGGTCCAGCTAAGGTATGGAAGATTGGTTAACCAACAAAATCTAGAAGGCTCTCTTATTTCGGCAAAAAGTCTTAACAGTTGGATAGGAAGATGGTGCCAAGGTGGCACCCCTATTTACCATGGCACTTCAAATGTTGAAAAGCAAACACCAAAGTTTAATGTGCCACCTGATGATCTTGAAGGTCAGTTTCCAAGCATTGCTGCAATGGCGATGATGGGACGAGCAATGAACAAGCTGCGACCGTGCGAACTTCAGAAAAGGGGTCCTTCGGTAGTGTGGAAGACACAAGGGCTGTGA
- the LOC117857650 gene encoding acidic endochitinase: MASSRILRPSPLLVAASIFVAFTAVSGAGQVAVYWGQGGSGGDGSLSDTCATGLYNFVNIAFISSFGKGNGQPPVLNLANHCDPGAGTCAVFSSEIKSCQASGVKVLISLGGATETYSLTSDDEARGLADYLWDNFLGGSSPSRPLGDAVLNGVDFDIEKGGVDHYDELARAISSRCGGACVLTAAPQCPYPDLHLDAAIRTGLFSHVWVQFYNNARCQYASGDASSLESTWKQWTATVPSPGNVFLGLPAAESAAPSGGYIDADTLRSQVLPAVQGAANYGGVMLWDRARDAASGYGNSVRGNV, from the coding sequence ATGGCTTCGTCAAGAATCCTTCGCCCTTCACCTCTCCTCGTCGCCGCGTCCATCTTTGTAGCCTTCACCgccgtctccggcgccggccaGGTCGCCGTTTACTGGGGccagggcggcagcggcggggacgGCTCCCTCTCGGACACGTGCGCCACCGGGCTGTACAACTTCGTGAACATCGCCTTCATCAGCTCTTTCGGCAAAGGCAACGGCCAGCCCCCGGTCCTGAACCTCGCCAACCACTGCGACCCCGGCGCTGGGACCTGCGCCGTGTTCAGCTCCGAAATCAAGTCGTGCCAGGCGAGCGGCGTCAAGGTGCTCATCTCCCTCGGCGGCGCCACGGAGACTTACTCCCTCACCTCCGACGACGAGGCGCGCGGGCTCGCCGACTACCTGTGGGACAACTTCCTCGGGGGCAGCTCACCGTCCCGCCCGCTCGGCGACGCCGTGCTCAACGGCGTCGACTTCGACATCGAGAAGGGCGGCGTCGACCACTACGACGAGCTGGCCAGGGCCATCTCGtcccgctgcggcggcgcgtgcgtgCTCACGGCGGCGCCGCAGTGCCCGTACCCGGACTTGCACCTCGACGCGGCGATCAGGACGGGGCTCTTCAGCCACGTGTGGGTGCAGTTCTACAACAACGCGCGGTGCCAATACGCGTCGGGGGACGCGAGCAGCCTGGAGAGCACGTGGAAGCAGTGGACGGCCACCGTGCCGTCACCCGGGAATGTCTTCCTGGGgctcccggcggcggagagcgcggcgcCGAGCGGCGGGTACATCGACGCGGACACGCTGCGGTCGCAGGTGCTGCCGGCGGTGCAAGGCGCGGCCAACTACGGCGGGGTCATGCTGTGGGATCGCGCAAGAGACGCCGCCTCGGGTTACGGCAACAGCGTGCGCGGGAACGTTTGA
- the LOC117857890 gene encoding uncharacterized protein — protein sequence MARYSPPLLRRFFSCAASSASPGGGSGAGKKNLVFLGSPQVAASVLDTLLAASGSPESGFQVAAVVTQPPAAKNRGRKLMPSAVAQLALDRGFPEELIFTPERAREESFLSDLKEVKPDVCITAAYGNILPQKFLDIPPCGTVNIHPSLLPLYRGAAPVQRALQDGVEETGVSLAYTVRALDAGPVIACERFSVDECIKAPELLAILFDIGSKLLINELPSILDGSAKETAQPQDDSKATLAPKLNSEESWLSFDQEAKELHNKVRAFSGWPGTRAKLQLINQNGEPDMLEIKVISTKVSASCDKVGDENEILFSGSSLLIPCSGSTWLEVLELQLPGKKVTTARDFWNGLRGQKLLKSP from the exons ATGGCGCGGTACTCCCCACCGCTGCTGCGCCGCTTCTTCAGCtgcgccgccagctccgcctcaccgggcggaggcagcggcgccggGAAGAAAAACCTTGTATTCTTGGGCTCGCCTCAG GTGGCCGCCTCGGTCCTGGACACGCTGCTGGCCGCGTCGGGCTCCCCGGAGTCCGGGTTCCAGGTAGCCGCCGTCGTGAcgcagccgccggccgccaagAACAGGGGGAGGAAGCTGATGCCGTCGGCCGTCGCGCAGCTTGCGCTCGACCGCGGGTTCCCGGAGGAACTCATCTTCACGCCAGAGCGGGCCCGGGAG GAGTCCTTTCTGTCGGACTTGAAGGAAGTGAAACCGGATGTTTGCATAACTGCTGCGTACGGGAACATTCTTCCCCAGAAATTTCTTGATATCCCACCATGCG GTACAGTGAATATACACCCAAGTTTGTTGCCTCTATATCGTGGTGCAGCTCCTGTGCAGAGGGCATTGCAG GATGGTGTTGAAGAAACAGGTGTTTCCCTTGCATATACTGTTCGCGCATTGGATGCAGGTCCAGTGATTGCGTGTGAAAGGTTTTCTGTTGATGAGTGCATTAAG GCACCAGAGCTACTTGCTATATTGTTTGATATAG GATCCAAGCTATTGATTAATGAACTACCATCCATTCTTGATGGTTCGGCTAAAGAAACGGCACAACCACAGGATGACTCCAAAGCTACGTTGGCACCCAAG TTAAATTCTGAGGAGTCATGGTTATCATTTGACCAAGAAGCTAAAGAGCTCCATAACAAG GTGCGGGCATTTTCAGGGTGGCCTGGAACTCGTGCAAAGCTACAACTCATAAATCAAAATGGTGAACCCGATATGCTAGAGATTAAGGTTATCAGTACAAAGGTTTCGGCATCATGTGACAAGGTCGGAGATGAAAACGAGATACTATTCTCCGGGAGTTCCTTGCTGATTCCTTGCAGTGGATCAACCTGGCTCGAG GTGTTGGAACTTCAACTCCCTGGAAAGAAAGTAACAACGGCTCGGGACTTTTGGAATGGTTTGCGTGGTCAGAAGCTGTTGAAATCACCATAG
- the LOC117857893 gene encoding large ribosomal subunit protein eL13y produces the protein MVKHNNVIPNGHFKKHWQNYVKTWFNQPARKQRRRIARQKKAVKIFPRPTAGPLRPIVQCQTLKYNMKSRAGRGFTLEELKAAGIPKKLAPTIGISVDHRRKNKSLEGLQANVQRLKTYKAKLVIFPRRARKVKAGDSTPEELATATQVQGDYMPITRGEKRSVEVVKVTDEMKTFAAYGKLRLERMNKKHLGARQKKAAEAEKEEKK, from the exons ATGGTGAAGCACAACAACGTTATCCCCAACGGGCACTTCAAGAAGCACTGGCAGAACTATGTCAAGACATGGTTCAACCAGCCCGCCCGCAAGCAGAGGCGCCGCATCG CTCGTCAAAAGAAGGCTGTGAAGATATTCCCACGCCCAACTGCTGGCCCTCTTCGCCCCATTGTGCAATGCCAGACTCTCAAGTACAACATGAAGTCAAGGGCTGGGAGAGGCTTTACCCTTGAGGAGCTGAAG GCTGCAGGCATTCCGAAGAAACTTGCTCCGACCATCGGCATTTCTGTGGATCACCGTCGCAAGAACAAATCACTCGAGGGACTGCAGGCTAATGTCCAGAGGCTTAAGACGTACAAGGCCAAGCTGGTTATCTTCCCAAGGCGTGCTCGCAAGGTCAAG GCTGGTGACTCAACTCCGGAGGAGCTTGCCACTGCCACCCAGGTCCAGGGTGACTACATGCCTATTACTCGTGGTGAGAAGCGCTCAGTTGAGGTTGTGAAGGTTACCGATGAGATGAAGACGTTCGCAGCCTATGGCAAGCTACGCCTTGAGCGGATGAACAAGAAGCACCTTGGTGCCCGCCAGAAGAAGGCTGCTGAGgcagagaaggaagagaagaagtgA